The following is a genomic window from Acomys russatus chromosome 23, mAcoRus1.1, whole genome shotgun sequence.
cccttcctcttccttttacaCGGTCGGCGTCTTGAGTGCCGATCACCGCAGATTGCCGGGTGACTGCTGAAGGGCTCATCCGGGAGGGGAAAGGCAAGTGACGTCACTCTGGCCTGCTGGCAGATCGGCCTTGTGTCCTGGGTCCTCACATGTTCTCTTCCCCTCCCAGGGCGTCCTCTCCAACATCTCGTCCATCACTGACCTCGGTGGCTTTGACCCAGTCTGGCTTTTCCTCGTGGTAGGAGGAGTGATGTTCATTCTGGGGTTTGCTGGGTGCATCGGAGCGCTTCGGGAGAACACCTTCCTTCTCAAGTTTGTAAGTATCGCAGACTGTCCCCACCTTGAGAGCCAGCCTCTTTTACACCAGGATGGCAGTCTTAACTGCAGGCAAGATGGTAAGCGTACCAGAGGccttggccacacacacacacacacacaaagtatggCCCAGGCCATTTTTATATCTCAAGAACTCTTCAATCCTGCCCGCTCTGCCCCTGCCCTAGACATGCCTCCTTGGCAGCGCAAGTACCGCCCAGCCTTGCCATGCACACATGGAAGTTTTGTGCTTCTATGCAGCAGACTTGACTCCAGTCCCTACAGTAGCTTTAGGGAGGACTGAGATgcgctgtgtgtgtgagtgtgggtggggaGTGTGGTAAATAGAAAGCTATACAGATGATGCCTAGAGGAACTAGGCCCTGGCCTGGCTCCTGTAGCCTGTCCAACTCGCAGTGTGAATAGACATGGCAGGAGGTTAAAGGTGGATGCCCTCCTTTGTTTTAAGGTACTTTTCAGGGTTTGTGTGACTGCGGTATTTGTAGGGGAGGGACTCTAGCAGAAGGTGTGGAAGTATTCGGGACAAAGCAGAGAAGgaacaataaaaaccttcccttTGGAGCCCCTTTCCAAGCAGAAGAATGGCAGGTGCCTGCATATTGGAATCTTACGTAAGAACAGTAAATATGGCTGCCTCTGTGAAATAGAACCACAGCTTCCTTGTTGATTGATGCCATCGGATGTAACTTCAAGTTGCTTTCTATTCCTTGGGAAAGTAAGGAGTAAGCTCGCAGGGCCCAGAACATGGTCGTTTCTGCCAGGTATTTGGTATGGATTGAGTTTGGCCTTATCATGTGTGGAGGCTGGCATGCTAGTGATTTCTGTAGAAGGAACATTCACTCTCCTCTCCACGAGCTGATAAGGGATCAAAAGGCCTGCCTCACTGTGATGAGGGAGGACACAGGAATTCCCAGAGAACAATGCTATTTCATATGTTCATATGGCATCTCCACTGACTCATCTTCTGGGGTCATTTTCACTTAAAACCAGAGCTTATTGTAGAACTAGTCTGAACAGCCCTATAGTATATGGGTGtctgctgcggggggggggggggttctctggTCTCGTCTCACAAGCATCTGTCTCTAAAAGGAGACTACCATGCCACCCTAGGATAACCCGTCTCGAATGGGGGCAGCTCTGGTTCCCTGAAACTCTTGGAGGCTGTTACCCCAAATCTTTTCACGTGGCTCACACCTACACAGAAGACCTGGGGGCGGGGCTCGGCATTGGTCTCAGGCACAGTCTAATGAGGAGCTGGCTTCTTCCGGTTCCTTGTGCGTGGTGGGAGTGGCCTCCGATCATTTCCTGCAGTGGGAATGGGGGAGTTAGCTCGCAGAGGCAGGCATGTGTGTCTGCCAAATACCTGATATTGATTGAGTTTGGACTCAATATTGAGTGTATTATATAACGAGAGAATTCACCAGGGCAGCTGGGAAAGTGCACTTCCTTAACCTTTGGAGGTGAGAGCAGACATCTaagatcttgtgtgtgtgtgtgtgtgtgtgtgtgtgtgtgtgtgtgtgtgtgtgtgtgtgtatggctgccCAGCTGTTCCGTGCACATGCGCATCCATTCGGGTTCTGTTCTTTCTGTGATGTGAGGACTCTGTATGTGTCCATGTTTGCAGTGGTACCCTGTAGAGGAAGTGGGGTTTTATatgaggaggaagatggggagcACAAAtgctaattttcttattttttcttttcagaggaaATTTTAGTTTGAAAGCATTAGTACCGCTGGTAATTAAGAACTATCCATTGTATGCCTCACTGAGAACAGCTTGGAAGGCTGAGCTGGGGGCTGAGAAGTAGAGTTTATGCCTTGGCGTCCTGTGTGGTCCTTCTGGCTCTCGTCCCTCATGCCCCACAAAGAAGCCCTGGTCGCTCCATGCCGTGTGAATGGCCACACCCCACAACATGTCCCCCTAATGTTTCACCTCAAGACCACAAAACAGTTTGCAGAGAGTAAAGATGCAGGGGAAGGAAGTGGGGACATGCCCGCATGTGGAACTGGAAGTCAGGATGACTAAATTGAGACTCTTTGAGGTATCTGGGTGAAAGGAATTTTTCCCAGGGTTCTGAGCAGTTACTCCACAGCCTCTTGCTCTCTAGCCTTTGACCTTGTTGTCTGCCTTAGCCAGAAGGCTCCTTTTGATTGTGCTGTGGTGTTCTTTAAAGTGTTTCCTGAGGTTGGCATTTCCCAGGCAGGAggcaagagcagctggtgttccCGAGCAAGCCCTTAcccatgatttcattttcatgaCTGGAAACTGTTTTCATGTCACGGTCACACCCCCTCCTACTTCGCCTCTGACCTCTTTAAGATGAACGGATCTATTTCACGGTGGATAGGAGGTGCGGGGAGGAACTGAAAACAACAAATCCGCAACAGGATAATGTAGTGTATGTGACATCAAGCCACGGTAGCAAATGACGGGTGACTGTAAAACACGGGGTAATCTAGGAAAAGGCTTCTTAGAGGTCGGCGGAACCTTGTTCGTATGTCTGGCAGTGCGTTAATCGAGAGCCACTTGTTAGGCCGTCACATGGGTCTAATGAGAAGTTCCTGTGGCTCATGTTTGGTTTGGGCTCTGTTGGTTAAATCATCAAATGGGACCCCAGCAGCTCTAAACTGTGATTAGGAAGcgatcttttaatttttttttttttaaagccctttcTTGAAGTGTAATATTGAACACATGAGCAAACCTTAAGAAGTAGAAGGccaggctgaagagatagctcagtggttaagagcactgtctgctctttcagaggtcctgagttcaattcccagcaaccacatggtggctcacaaccatctgtaatgtgatctgctgcccctTCTGgactgcagttgtacatgcaggcagagcactgtatatgtaataataaataaataaatatttaaaaaaaaagaagaaaaaaaaaaaagaagaagaagcagaaggctCCGGTTTGGAGATGTACACAAACCGAATGTGATTCCAGCCCTGACTCCGTGTGACCTACCATGTAATCACCCCCTGTTGTATGTTTCTTTTGTCTTAGTTTTCTGTGTTCCTGGGGATCATTttcttcctggagctcactgctggGGTGTTGGCATTCGTTTTCAAAGACTGGATCAAAGACCAGCTGTATTTCTTTATTAACAACAATATCAGAGCCTACAGGGATGACATCGATCTGCAGAACCTCATAGACTTTACCCAGGAATACGTAAGTTCCATGTGGAAAAAGTTCTTCTCACAAGGGTGACTCCCACAATTCCTTGTGCGTCTTTGCCAGTTGAAGACGCCCAGCTGACTTTCCTGCCTACTTCccgttatttgcttgtttgtttgtttgtttatccttAATCCGAGGCTTACATTCACATCCCAAACACAAATGTTCTGGTCTCATTTGTTTCAACTTGTGTTAAATTAGACAATGGGACAACTCTTAAGCAAAAACGGTGATTGTCATGGCTGTCCCCTTCCCAGACTTTGAAGAAAGttgcttttctttatgtttaaagCATTATTTGATTAAATATGCATTTTCCTTGTTCCTTCCCCTGTAGCTCACAATAATATAATTAGCCGGGTATTTGTTTATAGAGTTTCTGACATGTACCTACCCAGACAGCCCATATGTACAGTCCAAACCAAAAACGTAGAAACTCGTAAGGCCTGCTGGCTTCCAGCAAATGGAAGATAAGCCAACCCTGCCTGCCACACAGGTGTCTGAGCATGACTGTGTGACTGACTGTCCCTGTACTTCCTGTACTGAAAACGGAACAGGCAGATGTCACATCACTCAAAATGCAAAGTGGCACAGATGAGGTACTAAGAGACACACCATCTCATTGACCTTGGACTGAAAAACTTGAAGTCTTTCAGCAAGAGTGAAATGAGAATAAAACAAGCTACTGTCTAATCCATAAGGATATTCAGATAGTCTAGTGCTGTCTTATAGTAGGCTTCAGATGGTACTGACCCTACAGACCtgcactggggggaaaaaaaccgaGTAAGCCAAGTGAACTTGGTCAGTGGTGTCTGTGGCACTAAAGTTTAGAGCAAGATCAGAGGCCACACAGAAGCTCAAAGCAAGGCTTTGAGGTGGAAGGGTTGAGTCAAGAAGTCAACACTGTATCAGCAGTGGGTGGGCGTTGAGGACAGCCATCCTTCCCTGGTGTGCAGCACTGGCCTGAGGTCATGGTTTCGCTCAGTGGCTGCCGAGCAGCTGCTGTCTCGAGCAGGCATCCTCCAGTGTGAAATTGAGCCCTGTTTCACCTGCTCAGCAGGTATCCATGTTGTTAGGTCATAGTGGATGCAAGCACACTGCTTTCCAGGTCTTCTCCCTGGCTCGTCTGCATGACAAAGCTGATGGGGCTTTGTGGGGGAATCTGTGGTGTCCAGCCcaagcccagagcagcagcccaGCCTGACAAACACATTCACCCGTGTTCCTGaagtgctgcctgctctgctcAGCAACACTGATCCATAGGATTCTGTTCTGGAGTTAAATATTTTGATTAGCTGTGGGTCCTTCCTTTGAGCCCTAAAATGGCCATGGGTTGAGTTTTATTTACCTAAGACACCAAAGATAATCAGGTGTGGGAAGTGGTGGGTGGGGTGACATTATAGCCATAATCAGTCCCCTTTAAGACCCACCCAATTGTCAGGCGTGGTAGAACACACCTTTATtaccagcactccaggaggcagaggcaggtgaatcgctgtgagttcgaggccagcctgatctacaaagtgaggccaggacagccaaggctacacagagaaaccctgtctggaaaaacaaaaataaaaaaccaaacaacaacaacaacaacaaaaagaaaagcacccAATTGAACATAAAAAACTCTAGCATAacatgtggggggtggggaaagggaggactgcctctgaccctTTGACAGGAGCTCTGGTACCTGAGATTTCCTGagatttcatcacttccccttggtggaagGTCtaatggggcagaagagggagggagggagggtggaaacaggaagatgagagtgaggggataacaatcgggaatgtaatatgaataaattataataatgaaaattaagcCTCTAAGAGTATAGAAAGGTGggttttgttctgtgtgtgtgtgcctgtgcatgcgcgcgcgtgtgtgcgcgcgtgcgcgcgtgtgtgcgtgtggttGTGGAGACTGGACCAGAGCCTCACCCATGTTTAACCACTGTTCCCTGTTGTTCACTGTCTGTGAAGTGTCTCTATAGTGATAGACACATCAGAACTCCTCAAAATGCCTAGTGTTTATCTGATGCCACTTACACTCAATGAAACTGATTAAGAACCATTAAAATAAGAGCACATCCTTAAGCACAACCACCATCGCCTCATTATACATTACCGCTGTTGcttgtgtttaatttttccttctaGAAGGTTCTGGCTTATCCTTCTAGAAAGTAACCAAGCCAACTTGGGAAGCCTTTAATTTTGACTGAAGTGAAGTCTGAGGTGCTGGACCTGGCAGGGCTAGCCTAGCTGTCATGGGTGTGGGGCGCAGATGGCTGGCACCTTTCTAACTCTCTCCTGTTTGCTCTAGTGGCAGTGCTGTGGGGCTTTTGGAGCTGATGATTGGAACCTAAATATTTACTTCAATTGCACAGATTCCAACGCAAGCCGAGAGCGGTGCGGTGTGCCATTTTCCTGCTGCACTAAAGACCCCGCGGTAAGAGCCGCTGCTCACTGCTGGTAGCTGAGGGCCCCCGCACCCCGCCCACCTGTGAGGGAACAGTGACTCCTGTCTCAAACTCTCTTCTCATAGACCCATGCCTGGCTGTAGGTCCTAGAGGAGGCAGATGTGCGCCGATCTTCCCAGTCAGGACAGGATGACTGGAATTAATTTAGCAAGTGTGTGCTGGTTCCTATACTGAGCCTTGGTGCGTGTTGGCTCATGGGACGTCAGGAAGGGAAGTTCCTTCTCTGGGGtgaaagaagcaaagcaaaacaaacaaacaaaacaacaacagtagcaaaacAAGGCCTGTGGAGGACAGGTGACTTCCCCCAGATCGTAATGCTGGCAGGTGACAGAGTTGGTGCCAGAGCCAGGCAGCCTGCCTGGGTCTCTTGTCCCTCCTTTATGAGAACGCAGGGCTGTCTCCTCTATAGCTTGGGCTGAGTAAGCCTTATCTTCTCATCTGAGTTCTGGGCCAGGACTTAAGAGGAGGGACTGAGACATGACAAGGTGGGAATGCTGCTTGGGGAGCCACGGTGGCCAGAGAGTGGCACAAGGGTGCCTGCAGTGGCTGCCATTTGGgccttactttaaaaagaaattgtagaaCCCATGCATGCTGCCCCCTTTTAATGGCATGTCACACTGTGTGCGTGGTTTgtagaatgaaaaaacaaatacccAAACCTTCTATATTGTAAGTGAAAAGACAGAACTGAGGGTTAGTGTGGCCCCTGTGGGAAGGTCCTACTGTCCTTCCTAGACAGGCCTGCCCTTGCCCACAGTGGAGCACAGTGGCTACAGGCAAAttccacagccccacccccaccccacccccgccacccgcAAGGCTGGAGGCTATGGGACTCCTTCAGCGAGGATGGGGTTTTAGGGTGTTGAGCTGCTGCCCATCCAGGGGGCACATCATCCTGGGCTGAATGTCATAAGAACTGTGACACCCTGTATGTGACACCCAGcttgtcttcctcctctgagGCGGGTCAGTTGGCAGCAGGATGCCTAGCTTAGGCAGCCTGGG
Proteins encoded in this region:
- the Tspan5 gene encoding tetraspanin-5 isoform X2, whose amino-acid sequence is MAEFLGITFLGIGLWAWNEKGVLSNISSITDLGGFDPVWLFLVVGGVMFILGFAGCIGALRENTFLLKFFSVFLGIIFFLELTAGVLAFVFKDWIKDQLYFFINNNIRAYRDDIDLQNLIDFTQEYWQCCGAFGADDWNLNIYFNCTDSNASRERCGVPFSCCTKDPAEDVINTQCGYDARQKPEVDQQIVIYTKGCVPQFEKWLQDNLTIVAGIFIGIALLQIFGICLAQNLVSDIEAVRASW
- the Tspan5 gene encoding tetraspanin-5 isoform X1, with the protein product MSGKHYKGPEVSCCIKYFIFGFNVIFWFLGITFLGIGLWAWNEKGVLSNISSITDLGGFDPVWLFLVVGGVMFILGFAGCIGALRENTFLLKFFSVFLGIIFFLELTAGVLAFVFKDWIKDQLYFFINNNIRAYRDDIDLQNLIDFTQEYWQCCGAFGADDWNLNIYFNCTDSNASRERCGVPFSCCTKDPAEDVINTQCGYDARQKPEVDQQIVIYTKGCVPQFEKWLQDNLTIVAGIFIGIALLQIFGICLAQNLVSDIEAVRASW